TGCTTATTCTTGGCCTGTTCACCCGCCTGGCTGCGTTGAGCACCGTCGTGATCATGGCGGTGGCCATCTTCACCGTGCACTCCAGCGCCTTCTTCCTGCCCGCCGGCATGGAATACGCGCTGACGCTCCTCGCCGCCGCCCTCGTCCTGCTTGAAACCGGCGGCGGCGCGCTTTCCGCCGATAGTAAAATCGGCGCGGGCGTCTCCACGATCAAAGCCTGATCCCCGCGCCGGGGCGGCGGTTTTCTCGATTCGTCATTAGACAATCGAGTTTCGCCGTTTCATGGTCATGCCCAGCATGAACATGATTTACCGCCCCCTCGGCCGTTCCGGCCTGCAAGTCTCCGCGCTTTCTTTTGGTGCCTGGGTTACCTTCGGCAAACAAATCGGCGATCCCGTCGCCAAGAAGCTCCTGCACACCGCCTACGATGCGGGCGTCAATTTCTTCGACAACGCCGAGGCCTACGCCGACGGCAAGGCCGAGCTCGTCATGGGCGACATCCTCAAAAAAAGCGGATGGCGCCGCAGCAGCTACATCGTTTCGTCGAAGGCCTTTTTCGGCTGGGAAGACGACAAGCCCAACCAGACCGGGCTCTCGCGCAAACACCTCGTCGAAGCCTGTCACGATGCGTTGAAGCGCCTGCAAGTTGACTACCTCGATCTTTACTACTGCCACCGCCCCGATCCCGCCACGCCGATCCTAGAAACCTGCCGCGCGATGCATGATCTCATCACGCAGGGCAAAGTCCTCTACTGGGGCACTAGCGAATGGTCCGCAGCCCAGCTCACCGAGGCCTTTGCCATCTGCGATCGTCTCGGCCTGCACGCGCCCGTCACCGAACAGCCCCAATACAACCTGTTCCACCGCGCCCGTCTCGAAAAGGAATACGCGCCCGTCTTCAAAGCCCGCGGCCTCGGCACCACCATCTGGTCTCCGTTGGCCAGCGGTCTGCTCACCGGCAAATATAACGACGGCATTCCGAAAGACTCCCGCCTCGACACCAAGGGCATGGAATGGCTCCGCGACGGCGTCCTCGGGACCGGCTCCAAACAGAAACTCGCCGCCGTCAAAAAACTGGCCGCCGTCGCCAAGTCGCTCGACACCTCCCTCCCCCGTCTCGGCGTCGCCTGGTGCCTCGCCAACCCGCGCGTCAGCACCGTCATCCTCGGCGCCTCCCGTCCGGAGCAGCTGGTGGAAAACCTCGGTGCCCTCGACGTCCTTCCTCGCCTGACTCCCGCCATCCTCAAAAAAATCGACGCCATCTCGCGCCCCGTCGCCGCGTAAGCCGGCTTCGCTCTTTCTTACTACCCCTACCCCAACCAATGGCCACGCCCCCTCGTTATTTCATGATGGAGGACGGTCAACGCACCGGCCCGCACAGTCTCGCGGTCCTGCTGCAAAAAGCGGAGATGCATGCCCTCACCGCCGACACCTTGATCGCCCCTGAAAACGAGCCTGGCATCATGCTCCCGTTGCGCGATTTTCAGGTGCTTTGCAGCGAGCTCCTGCCCGAGCGCGTGCATTACACGCTCGGCGCCCACGCCATTGACCGGGTCAACACCACGGAAATCCCCGCCGCGCTCTCGGTGCAGGAAATTCTCAGCGACAACCTCGCCCGCGAACGTGCCGTTGAAGGCCAATTGCTCAAATCCGCCCGCGCACGCACCAACAACCGCCGTCGCGATTACGTGCTCCTCACCGTCGCCGGCAACGCCTTTGCCGCCCTCGCCTGGGTGTTGTTTCCCGGCACGCCCATGGTCGTCGTTTCCCTGCTCGGTTTTGTGGTGATCTACAATGTCAGCCTCGCGTGGGTGCTCTACGGCGTGATGGATCGTTACTAAGCCCGCCAAATCTATCGCTTGCCGAGCCTGCGGACGCTCCCCACCGTCACGGCCTAGACATGGCCTTTCCCACACCTCCTGCCATCCTCTCCGAGCGCGACCTCAACGCCTCCGAGCTCAATTCTCCCGCCGCCCTCCTGCGTATCTATGCGTGGATGCACCTCGCCCGCACCGGCGACAACCGCATCCTCGACCTCTTTCGCCAGGGCTTGATCAAGGGCACCGTCACCGGCGGTCAGGGCAACGAGGCCATGATCATCCCCTTGATCCTGCTCGCCGACAAAGCCATCGACGCGGTCTCGTTCACCCACCGCGATTTCGGCGGACACCTGATCTGGAGCGATCATCTCTGCGAGCACCTGAACCAGTATTTTGCCAACGCCGACAGCCCGACGAAAGCCCGGGAGGGCAACGTCCACCACGGCGACGTCAAAAACCGCTCTCTGCCGATGATCTCCCATCTCGGCTCCATGTTGTCACACGTCCTCGGCGTAACCGACTCCCAACGCCGACACGGCAAACCCGCCGTCGGCTTCACTTTCTTCGGCGACGGTGGATCCAGCACCGGCGACATCCACGAGTCCCTCAACCTGGCGTCCGTCCTCTCGCTCCCGATCGTCTTCGTTATCGAGAACAACAAATACGCCTACTCGACCCCCGTCAGCGAGCAGTTCACCGCCGGCACCGAGCTCTACCAACGCGCCGCCGGCTACGGCATGGAGGGCTTCTCCATCGACACCACGTCGGGCGACATGGTCGCGATCACCAACACGCTCGCCGCCGCCATCGAGAAGGTCCGCACCACGTCGCGCCCCGTCCTCATCGAAGCCCATATCCTGCGTATGCGCGGACACGCCGCTTACGACACCTGCGACTACCTTGTCCCCGGTGAACTCGACGCGATCCTCGCACAAGATCCGCTCCCCAAGTTCCGAGCCAAACTCGTTGCCGACGGCCACACCGCCGCCGTCGATAAAATCGACGCCGACATCCACGCCTGGCTCGAAGCCTGTATCCAGGTTTCGCTACACGTCCCCCGCCCCGTCGCCGACGCCTCCCTCCTCGCCGATGTCTTCGCCCCTGAAGCCCCCGCGATCCCGTGGAAGCCCGTCCCCGCCGCGACCGAACAGCTCACCTTCGCCCAAGCGATCACCACCGCCCTGCGCAAAGTCCTCTCCGAAGACCCGCGCTCCCTGATCCTCGGCCAGGACATCGGCACCTACGGCGGTGCCTTCAAGGTCACCGACGGTCTTCTGAAGGACTTCGGTCGCGCCCGCGTTTTCAACACGCCGCTCGCCGAAAGCGCCTGCACCGGCTGGGCCATCGGCCTCGCCATCAACGGACACCGCCCCATCGAGGAATTCCAATTCGCCGACTTCTCCACTGAAGCCGTCACCCAGATCACCCTCAACGCCGCGACCTACCACTTCCGCTCCGGCGCCGCCGTTCCGCTGGTCTTCCGTCTCCCCTGCGGCGGTGGCCTCACCATGGGCTCCTTTCACTCGCAGGAACTCGAGTCGCTCTTCCTCTCGATGCCTGGTCTCAAGGCGATTTATCCGAGCACACCGCAAGATGCCTTCAACGCCATCCTCGCCGCCTACGAAGACAACAACCCCGTTCTCATCTTCGAACACAAGGGCCTCTACCGCCGCGGCAAACACCCCGTCACGTGGGACAAAAACTACCGCGACGTCTGGCAGCCCAAGCTCCTCCGCTCCGGCACCTACGCGACGTTTGTCACCTACGGCGAGATGACCATCCCCGCCGCCGAAGCCTGCGCGTATTTCGAATCCGAATACGAAAAATCCTTCGACCTCTTCGACCTCCGCGGACTCGCCCCGCTCAACCTCGAGGCCATCAAAGCCTCCCTCGAGCGCACTCACCGCCTGATCGTCCTCCACGAAGGCCGCCGCACCCACGGCTTCGGCGCAGAATTGGTCGCCCGCCTCACCGAAGAACACTTCTTCAGCCTGGAGGCTGCCCCCCTCCGCATCGCGTCCGCCGACATGCCCGTCCCCTTCGCCCCCGAGCTGGAACTCGCCTACCGCCCCACCCGCGAAAAACTCATCGAACAAATCGCCGCCTGGATCGGCTGATTCGCCAAATGAAAGCCCTTATCCCTCCCGCCCGCTGGGCTGCCATCCGTCTCTTCGCCATGGATGTCGATGGCATTCTCACCGACGGCACCATCCACGTCTCCTCCGACGGCGTGGAAACCAAGACATTCTCCATCCTCGACGGTATGGGTCTCGTCCAGCTTCGCAAAGCCGACGTCATCACCGCGTGGATCAGCGGACGCGCCTCGGGCGCCACCTCCGTCCGCGCCGAGGAGCTCAAGATTCCCCATCTCGTCCAAGGTCGCGTCGACAAAATCACCGCCCTCAAGGAACTCGCCGCCACGCTCAAACTCACCGCCGACCAGATCGTTTACATGGGTGACGACGACATCGACACCGCCGCCATTGCGTGGGCTGGCATCGGCGTGAGCGTCCCCGACGCCATGCCCTCGCCTTTCACCGCCGCCGATTACATTACCCGCCGCCCCGCTGGAAAAGGCGCCGTGCGAGAAGTCTGTGAACATATCCTCGCCGCCCGTGGTCACACCCCTCACGCGTGAAACGCCTGCTCTTCCTTTTTCTGCTGCCCGCCCTCGCCCTTCCGGTCTGCGCCCAAAGCCTTACCTCCAAGGTAAAGACCAGCGCGCCCATTAAAGACTTCCGCCTGCCATCCTTCGACAAGAACGGCAAACGCTCCATATTTATGCGAGCCGGCGAAGCGCTTATTGTCAGCCCCACGCGCATCGACGTGAAGGACATGCAACTCACATCGTTCACCAAAGACGGCACCGGCGCCTTCGACACCGTCATCCTCGCCCCGTCCGCCACGTTTATCCCCGTCAAAGACAAAGAATTCGTGAGCGGCAACGAATCCGTGCGCCTCATTCGCGAAAACCTCGAGGTCACCGGCGAGCAGTGGTCCTACAACCATCCCGAGAAAAGAGTTTTGATCGGCAACAACGCCCGCGTCACGTTCCAGGACGAGCTTAAAGACATCATCAAATGAACCTTATCCGCCGCATACTTTGCCTGTCTTCGCTCCCGCTGCTCCTCGCAACGGCCCGCGCCCAGACCCCGCCCGCCGCCATCATCCCCACGGTCATCACCAGCACCAAGATGGAGATGTGGAGCACCGACACCGAGACCCGCTCCGTCTTCCAGCAAAACGTCGTCGTCACAGGTAACAACATCAAGATCACCTGCGACAACCTCGACGTCACCGCCACCCGTCTCGACGACCCGAAGAACAAAGGCGCCACCGTCGGCACCTTGGAAAAATTCAAGACCCTCGTGGCCACTGGCAACGTCCACATCGTCCAAGGCGACCGCGAGGTCACCTGTGGCCGCGCCGAGGTCTTCCCAGCCGAAGACCGCGTCGTCCTCACCGAAAAACCCGTCGTGATCGACAGCTCGGGGCCCTACGTCGCCACCGGCACGCGCATCGTGCTCCTGCGTGGCGAACGCCGCCTCTTTGGCGACAACATCAAACTCCAGGGCCCGCCCATCCGCGACCTCGGTTTCGACAAGAACAAGCCCGTCCAAGCCCCCGCGCCCCTCCCCCGCCTCCCCAAGACATGAGCGCCTCCGCCGAAACCGCCCCGTCGCCTGCCGCCGACCTGCAGTCCTCGCGCTCTGAAATTCAGGCTGTAGGACTGGTCAAAAACTATGGCGAACGCGCCGTAGTCAACGGCATCGATCTCCGCGTGCACGCCGGTGAAATCGTCGGCCTGCTTGGCCCCAACGGTGCCGGCAAAACCACCACGTTCTACATGGTCGTGGGCCTCGTCCCCGCCACCCGTGGTCGTGTCCTCCTTGACGGACGTGACATCACTCATCTGCGCATGCACGAGCGCGCCCGCCTCGGTCTCGGTTATCTCCCGCAAGAGCCTTCTACCTTCCGCAAGCTGACCGTTACCGAAAACATTCTCGCCATCGCCGAGGCGATTAAGATCCCTCGTCGCGAACGTGCCGGCATCGTCAATTCGCACCTTGAGGAACTCCACCTCACGCATGTCGCGAAGCAGCCCGCTTACACGCTTTCCGGTGGCGAGCGCCGCCGCCTCGAAATCGCCCGCGCCCTCGTCACCAAGCCGAAGTTTCTGCTTCTCGACGAACCGTTCGCCGCCATCGATCCGATCTCGGTCTCCGAGGTCCAAAAAATCATCCTCCAGCTCAAAGCACGTGGCATCGGTGTCATCATCACCGACCACAACGTCCGCGAAACCCTCCGAATCGTCGATCGCGCCTACCTGATCCATCAAGGCCGCGTCCTCAGCGAAGGCACCGGCGCCTTCCTCATCAACGACCCGCAAGCCCGCGAATTCTACCTCGGCAAGGACTTCAACCTCTGAGCCAACTTTCTGAAAAATGCAAAAAGCCATCCACGGCATCACGGTCGCACACTTTGAGGACACCTATCGCGAGAAGCTCAAACTCGAGCTCATCTCCGGCGCCGAGGGCGTTCACCGCCTCATTCGTGAAGGCTCCATCAACCGCCCGTCGCTAGCGCTCACCGGCTTCTTCAAATATTTCGCTAATAAGCGCATTCAAGTTCTCGGCGCCGCCGAGATGACGTTCTTCAAAACCCTCCCTCCCGAGAAGCAGACCGCCATCCTCACCGAGATGGTCGATCGCAACGTTCCTTGCCTCGTCCTCACGCGCAATTTCCACCCCACGCCCGCGATGGAGCAGATCTCCCGCGAACGGAAGCTGCCCATTTTCCGCACGCCGATGATCACCATGAACTGGGTGAATCTGGCCACGCTGTGCATCGACAACGAGTTCGCCCCGTCCTCGACCGAACACGCCACCACCCTCGATGTGAAGGGCGTCGGCGTCATGCTGCGCGGCGACTCCGGCGTAGGCAAAAGCGAATGCGCCCTCGCCCTCATCGAGCGCGGTCACTCCCTAGTCGCCGACGACCTCACCGTCATCAAGCTCCTTGACGAGCGTGATCTCATCGCCTCCAGCCGTCCGCTCAATCGCGGCTACATGGAGTGCCGCGGCATCGGCATCATCAACATCGCCGAAATGTTCGGCGTGAAGAGTGTGCGCGTGGAGCAACGCATCGACATGGTCGTCTCCCTCAAGGAATGGACGCCCGACGCCATCGAGGAGCGCACCGGCCTCGAGGAAAACCACTACGAAATCCTCGGCATGAGCATCCCGCACGTGGAGCTCTATGTGCGCCCCGGCCGTGACATCGCCCGCCTCGTCGAAGTCGCCGCCCTGGTGCAAGCCCTCAAGAAAATCGGCCACGATCCCGCTAAGACTTTCAATGACCGCCTGATCGAATTCATGGCCAAACAATCCGAGGAAAAACCTCGCGTCATCAAACCCGTCGAACGCTCCCGCCCTCCGTTCGCGTCCTGATCGGCGGCTTCCGCTTCCGTCCCGATTATCATGG
This portion of the Rariglobus hedericola genome encodes:
- a CDS encoding potassium channel beta subunit family protein — its product is MIYRPLGRSGLQVSALSFGAWVTFGKQIGDPVAKKLLHTAYDAGVNFFDNAEAYADGKAELVMGDILKKSGWRRSSYIVSSKAFFGWEDDKPNQTGLSRKHLVEACHDALKRLQVDYLDLYYCHRPDPATPILETCRAMHDLITQGKVLYWGTSEWSAAQLTEAFAICDRLGLHAPVTEQPQYNLFHRARLEKEYAPVFKARGLGTTIWSPLASGLLTGKYNDGIPKDSRLDTKGMEWLRDGVLGTGSKQKLAAVKKLAAVAKSLDTSLPRLGVAWCLANPRVSTVILGASRPEQLVENLGALDVLPRLTPAILKKIDAISRPVAA
- a CDS encoding DUF4339 domain-containing protein → MATPPRYFMMEDGQRTGPHSLAVLLQKAEMHALTADTLIAPENEPGIMLPLRDFQVLCSELLPERVHYTLGAHAIDRVNTTEIPAALSVQEILSDNLARERAVEGQLLKSARARTNNRRRDYVLLTVAGNAFAALAWVLFPGTPMVVVSLLGFVVIYNVSLAWVLYGVMDRY
- a CDS encoding alpha-ketoacid dehydrogenase subunit alpha/beta, whose product is MAFPTPPAILSERDLNASELNSPAALLRIYAWMHLARTGDNRILDLFRQGLIKGTVTGGQGNEAMIIPLILLADKAIDAVSFTHRDFGGHLIWSDHLCEHLNQYFANADSPTKAREGNVHHGDVKNRSLPMISHLGSMLSHVLGVTDSQRRHGKPAVGFTFFGDGGSSTGDIHESLNLASVLSLPIVFVIENNKYAYSTPVSEQFTAGTELYQRAAGYGMEGFSIDTTSGDMVAITNTLAAAIEKVRTTSRPVLIEAHILRMRGHAAYDTCDYLVPGELDAILAQDPLPKFRAKLVADGHTAAVDKIDADIHAWLEACIQVSLHVPRPVADASLLADVFAPEAPAIPWKPVPAATEQLTFAQAITTALRKVLSEDPRSLILGQDIGTYGGAFKVTDGLLKDFGRARVFNTPLAESACTGWAIGLAINGHRPIEEFQFADFSTEAVTQITLNAATYHFRSGAAVPLVFRLPCGGGLTMGSFHSQELESLFLSMPGLKAIYPSTPQDAFNAILAAYEDNNPVLIFEHKGLYRRGKHPVTWDKNYRDVWQPKLLRSGTYATFVTYGEMTIPAAEACAYFESEYEKSFDLFDLRGLAPLNLEAIKASLERTHRLIVLHEGRRTHGFGAELVARLTEEHFFSLEAAPLRIASADMPVPFAPELELAYRPTREKLIEQIAAWIG
- a CDS encoding KdsC family phosphatase, producing MKALIPPARWAAIRLFAMDVDGILTDGTIHVSSDGVETKTFSILDGMGLVQLRKADVITAWISGRASGATSVRAEELKIPHLVQGRVDKITALKELAATLKLTADQIVYMGDDDIDTAAIAWAGIGVSVPDAMPSPFTAADYITRRPAGKGAVREVCEHILAARGHTPHA
- a CDS encoding LptA/OstA family protein, which gives rise to MNLIRRILCLSSLPLLLATARAQTPPAAIIPTVITSTKMEMWSTDTETRSVFQQNVVVTGNNIKITCDNLDVTATRLDDPKNKGATVGTLEKFKTLVATGNVHIVQGDREVTCGRAEVFPAEDRVVLTEKPVVIDSSGPYVATGTRIVLLRGERRLFGDNIKLQGPPIRDLGFDKNKPVQAPAPLPRLPKT
- the lptB gene encoding LPS export ABC transporter ATP-binding protein; translated protein: MSASAETAPSPAADLQSSRSEIQAVGLVKNYGERAVVNGIDLRVHAGEIVGLLGPNGAGKTTTFYMVVGLVPATRGRVLLDGRDITHLRMHERARLGLGYLPQEPSTFRKLTVTENILAIAEAIKIPRRERAGIVNSHLEELHLTHVAKQPAYTLSGGERRRLEIARALVTKPKFLLLDEPFAAIDPISVSEVQKIILQLKARGIGVIITDHNVRETLRIVDRAYLIHQGRVLSEGTGAFLINDPQAREFYLGKDFNL
- the hprK gene encoding HPr(Ser) kinase/phosphatase, whose protein sequence is MQKAIHGITVAHFEDTYREKLKLELISGAEGVHRLIREGSINRPSLALTGFFKYFANKRIQVLGAAEMTFFKTLPPEKQTAILTEMVDRNVPCLVLTRNFHPTPAMEQISRERKLPIFRTPMITMNWVNLATLCIDNEFAPSSTEHATTLDVKGVGVMLRGDSGVGKSECALALIERGHSLVADDLTVIKLLDERDLIASSRPLNRGYMECRGIGIINIAEMFGVKSVRVEQRIDMVVSLKEWTPDAIEERTGLEENHYEILGMSIPHVELYVRPGRDIARLVEVAALVQALKKIGHDPAKTFNDRLIEFMAKQSEEKPRVIKPVERSRPPFAS